One Eurosta solidaginis isolate ZX-2024a chromosome 1, ASM4086904v1, whole genome shotgun sequence genomic window, ACCAGCTGCAAGAGTTCCTTAACAATGCAAAACATTCTGCAGATCAATTCTATGCTGGTCTACGCTTAAGTTTAAGCCATAAAAGCCTATTAGCTGCTAGTCAATATTTAGTAAAAGCGCTAAGCGCGCAAAGTTCTAAAGACTTGTTACTTATAGCCGCAGATATACTTTTGCACGGTACTTTAAAAGAGATGAAAAACTTCAAGGCACATTGGTATGCGCGTATAGAACAGAAGGATGAATTATTTGAGTATCTACAAGTGCAGCCTAAAATCGCGAGCTTGCTTGAGCGGAACTCTAACACTGCTGATGGTGATATTGGAATTGATCAAGAAATCTATCGCTCAATACTAATTTTTAGCATGTTTTCACGGCAAATCTTCCATGTGTCTAAATTACATTTTTTCCAAATTAGCGCAGAACTAATGACAAATTGTTTTCAATATAAAGTTGAAACACAAATGCTAATATTCAAATTCATTGTAGATAATTTGGGCAGTTTTCCTGTTGAAGATAGTCTCGACTTTACTTTAGCATTCCTAAAGCAACATAAATGTATTGATAACGCTCAGCAGCGAAATGAAGTATTAGGTAAGATaccaataataattaattatattgCTAGAAAGTCGAGTAAATGTTTTAAAGGTGATGAGAACATGACCGCATTTGAGACGAGCATAAAatctttttttaatcaattgcacAACCTCATTGAAGCCAATATTGCAAGTGTAATATATCAGTCGAAAATATTTTCACTACGTGTATTCGAAATTCTACTCAAATCATTATATTCTGCTAACTTAGAGAAGAATACCAAAAATTGTTCGctggcgcagaatagaaagctTGGTGAATTTTTGATAgcacaaaatatttttgttgccgATAAGGTAAGCATAATGCTGTTCAAACTCTTGAACGATCCTTTAGGATTTGATGATGCGCTCGATTTAATTATAAAACTACTATGTGAATTAAAATACAAAGATGCTTCTCGCAGTGTATTATTCTGCAAGGAATTAAGTCAACGTTGTAATGTAGATGAGTGCGTTCTGAGTACACTCTACGCACGCGCAACCATAAATTGCTGTAATAACAAAGGTAGTGATTGCGAACTAGTTGAATTGCTTGAATTTGCTATAGAATGCTTAAAAAGGGACGTCGCTGATTTCCAAACCGATCCCTTGCTCGTTTGTAAGACCCGAAATCATTTATTTGGCTACATTAATATTGTGGCGGAAATTGTCCAAAGTAATATATGTTTAACAACGatacaacaaaatgaaatacttGATTTTTCGGCACGCTTATTAAATATAGTTTTGGAATTTTTGAATGTTTGCAAAACTGATCCTTCAAACGTTGCTACAAATGCAGCAAGTTTTCAGGATATGGACGAAAGTCTACGAATATTGGTGATGGGAAGTGCATATAAAGTGGAAGATAATGCggaatttcgaaaatttttactCATGTCCTTTTGGTTGACGCTAAAGGTAAGTTTTGATGACACATTTACTGAATTTCAATCAAGCTGCTGTGAATTTCTTTATTTCTCCTACCTCAATAAATTGCAGGGTGCTTGTGACTTAGCAACAGAAATTGGTTGCAGATATGTAACAAAAGACACTACAGATTTCCGAATATTATCTCGATGCCTAGAAATAAATGTAGCAGTGCTGACGCGCTGTAGACACAAGGGTGCTATTGAGGCTGCTGGTGTAAGCATAGGTATTTAGGTAGCCCTAAATGTACAGAACATATACAATTTGTTTAATACTTTCCAATTAATTTCATTAGGTAAACTTACTAAAAGGATTACTTCTATTTTGCTGCCAACTTCAGATGGATACACGTTATTGGAAAATTGTATTGACCTCTTGTACGACAACACCAAGCAGGTGAGCACAACAAGACGAGGTGCCGGCTATTCTATAATGATGTtgcatataataaaaaatgagCAACCGCGCATGCGTCCAATACTCAAACGGGTAATGGAGAAATCGATGCGTTTACTCAACACTTATCGCGTCGCGATTAATGAAGCTTCAACTGTTACTGAAAACTTCGATCGTTTTGAGCCCCTACTACTACATTATCTGGGCGTATTAGTACGTGATACAGAATTGCGTGATGCCTTGTCTCCTTATCATAACGAAATTCTATTGATTACATTGAAGCGCATCGAAAATCCTGACTGGAGTGAATTCAATGCAGCCTTGCAGTTATTTGGTGCTTTAATACCGAAAATCGTTGGTCAAACACCTGCTAAAGATTATGAGGAAACAACGGCAAATGAGAATAATGACATAACATATGATGAAATAATACGTAAATTACCAACAGCTTGTAATTATATACTGGATTACTTTTCAAAAAAGAAGCAGCAGCGGCAGTATGATCAGAGTATTAGTACACGTACAACAGTCCTTTTTTTGGGATTTCTTTCAAAAGTTAAGCATTTACCCAAGCGTGTTGAGATTGAGAAGGATGAGCTAATTACGTCATGCCCCTTTATTGAGCGGATACGTGAACTAACGTGGCGTTTATTGGCGCATCGTTGCGAACGGGTACGAAAGTTGGCTGCATTAAGTTTTGTGCGCGCTCATGATTTTCGAATTGAATTGCCACAAGCGTTATTAAGTATTTCTAGCATACTAGGTAATTTATTTGATGAGAATTTTTTGATGGGGCTACTTTTTACGCTTGTTGAAGGTATATTGCGTTTACAACATGAAAGTTTGCATACAAATAATGTAGGTTGTAAAGAGTTTATACGAAAATTACGCTTTTCATTTACGAACTTGAAGTTATCGACTGAGAAATATAAACCCTATACGTTAGCAAAAATGTTGGATATATTTTGTATGGTCGGTCTTAAACGAGATGATAAAATTGTGCAAACGCTATTTTATAATTCGGCTAACAGCGACTCTATTGGTTATGACGTATGGCAACaaagcgcagcaaaatttgagAGCTAAACAGAGTTCCAAAAATGTAACGGTTTAAAAATACGTAAAAACAATATTTTGTTGTCGGCAGATTAAATTTGGACTTCTTGTCTTCACACAGTGTTAAAGAAAAAAGGGTAACAATTATTATGCCGGCTAAAAAGAAAATCACACTGTATCGGCTGTCAGCTGAAAAACGGCCTATCTCAATAAGCCTCGTTTATCGCAAATTTCGGTTAGCGA contains:
- the LOC137237604 gene encoding uncharacterized protein isoform X2, translating into MYTEKSPGELVTHLSTMAGEYPDIGQLPKLAKDISDTEQCLKYLPTIATKVSTEEEVNGLLQHIVAVIEFEITLKTRNGQSAPVNQVILNTAYRAHHRLMQHHALPDTCAVFLPKPNLLYTEECGFQMLYAKLLTDQKAKTFDAENLIIVCTKALHDAVNEDCASLLYILKVLNLLLENLPAFNLHITLQQIYHCLQSNRIGMRDESIQLFTKCCTQTTVAFKHFQVILEFWPWTNRYKYYLISCILKTHQLQEFLNNAKHSADQFYAGLRLSLSHKSLLAASQYLVKALSAQSSKDLLLIAADILLHGTLKEMKNFKAHWYARIEQKDELFEYLQVQPKIASLLERNSNTADGDIGIDQEIYRSILIFSMFSRQIFHVSKLHFFQISAELMTNCFQYKVETQMLIFKFIVDNLGSFPVEDSLDFTLAFLKQHKCIDNAQQRNEVLGDENMTAFETSIKSFFNQLHNLIEANIASVIYQSKIFSLRVFEILLKSLYSANLEKNTKNCSLAQNRKLGEFLIAQNIFVADKVSIMLFKLLNDPLGFDDALDLIIKLLCELKYKDASRSVLFCKELSQRCNVDECVLSTLYARATINCCNNKGSDCELVELLEFAIECLKRDVADFQTDPLLVCKTRNHLFGYINIVAEIVQSNICLTTIQQNEILDFSARLLNIVLEFLNVCKTDPSNVATNAASFQDMDESLRILVMGSAYKVEDNAEFRKFLLMSFWLTLKGACDLATEIGCRYVTKDTTDFRILSRCLEINVAVLTRCRHKGAIEAAGVSIGKLTKRITSILLPTSDGYTLLENCIDLLYDNTKQVSTTRRGAGYSIMMLHIIKNEQPRMRPILKRVMEKSMRLLNTYRVAINEASTVTENFDRFEPLLLHYLGVLVRDTELRDALSPYHNEILLITLKRIENPDWSEFNAALQLFGALIPKIVGQTPAKDYEETTANENNDITYDEIIRKLPTACNYILDYFSKKKQQRQYDQSISTRTTVLFLGFLSKVKHLPKRVEIEKDELITSCPFIERIRELTWRLLAHRCERVRKLAALSFVRAHDFRIELPQALLSISSILGNLFDENFLMGLLFTLVEGILRLQHESLHTNNVGCKEFIRKLRFSFTNLKLSTEKYKPYTLAKMLDIFCMVGLKRDDKIVQTLFYNSANSDSIGYDVWQQSAAKFES
- the LOC137237604 gene encoding uncharacterized protein isoform X1, whose amino-acid sequence is MYTEKSPGELVTHLSTMAGEYPDIGQLPKLAKDISDTEQCLKYLPTIATKVSTEEEVNGLLQHIVAVIEFEITLKTRNGQSAPVNQVILNTAYRAHHRLMQHHALPDTCAVFLPKPNLLYTEECGFQMLYAKLLTDQKAKTFDAENLIIVCTKALHDAVNEDCASLLYILKVLNLLLENLPAFNLHITLQQIYHCLQSNRIGMRDESIQLFTKCCTQTTVAFKHFQVILEFWPWTNRYKYYLISCILKTHQLQEFLNNAKHSADQFYAGLRLSLSHKSLLAASQYLVKALSAQSSKDLLLIAADILLHGTLKEMKNFKAHWYARIEQKDELFEYLQVQPKIASLLERNSNTADGDIGIDQEIYRSILIFSMFSRQIFHVSKLHFFQISAELMTNCFQYKVETQMLIFKFIVDNLGSFPVEDSLDFTLAFLKQHKCIDNAQQRNEVLGKIPIIINYIARKSSKCFKGDENMTAFETSIKSFFNQLHNLIEANIASVIYQSKIFSLRVFEILLKSLYSANLEKNTKNCSLAQNRKLGEFLIAQNIFVADKVSIMLFKLLNDPLGFDDALDLIIKLLCELKYKDASRSVLFCKELSQRCNVDECVLSTLYARATINCCNNKGSDCELVELLEFAIECLKRDVADFQTDPLLVCKTRNHLFGYINIVAEIVQSNICLTTIQQNEILDFSARLLNIVLEFLNVCKTDPSNVATNAASFQDMDESLRILVMGSAYKVEDNAEFRKFLLMSFWLTLKGACDLATEIGCRYVTKDTTDFRILSRCLEINVAVLTRCRHKGAIEAAGVSIGKLTKRITSILLPTSDGYTLLENCIDLLYDNTKQVSTTRRGAGYSIMMLHIIKNEQPRMRPILKRVMEKSMRLLNTYRVAINEASTVTENFDRFEPLLLHYLGVLVRDTELRDALSPYHNEILLITLKRIENPDWSEFNAALQLFGALIPKIVGQTPAKDYEETTANENNDITYDEIIRKLPTACNYILDYFSKKKQQRQYDQSISTRTTVLFLGFLSKVKHLPKRVEIEKDELITSCPFIERIRELTWRLLAHRCERVRKLAALSFVRAHDFRIELPQALLSISSILGNLFDENFLMGLLFTLVEGILRLQHESLHTNNVGCKEFIRKLRFSFTNLKLSTEKYKPYTLAKMLDIFCMVGLKRDDKIVQTLFYNSANSDSIGYDVWQQSAAKFES